A genomic stretch from Desulfotignum balticum DSM 7044 includes:
- a CDS encoding TolC family protein — MESANLSFKSILMLAFLIIATCCALPDVSRAEDHLLTLETAITTALKNNPDIRMARTLIKKTEASVKKTEAVFWPKVTAFSELSAGDAPSAFLFKTIDQRELPPDIDFNDPGSFTNMEVGIMAGINLYNGGKNRLEKQLAQKKLADQTALALQTENDRIAAVIQMFFTALKAREYILIARTSVQTVEEQLDMMTVRFKGGSVLKSDILSLKVRLAEAKKNLVESKNTFATTMTALASLLGHTPGHSFSLDPDPDSTCVVTFPDSIDQAWALALEKRPELHRAQQQIDMARTAVSLAASGYRPRVDLQARWYMDSDDLSYNTSQDNYTASLNLAWDLFDGFATRAQIAEAGHELERALEARQKIRMQIYQDVKQAYLAHENAQQRLHVARSSVDMAKESLHIVKKRYDGGAEPITRYLEAELDRTRAGINKAAAFYDGKTAKIEIARAIGTLSRLWSQEK, encoded by the coding sequence ATGGAATCCGCTAATCTGTCATTCAAAAGCATTTTGATGCTTGCTTTTCTTATTATCGCCACCTGCTGTGCCCTGCCGGACGTATCCCGGGCAGAAGACCATCTGCTGACCCTGGAAACCGCCATCACAACCGCCCTGAAAAACAATCCGGATATCCGGATGGCCCGCACCCTGATCAAAAAAACCGAAGCGTCCGTCAAAAAAACCGAAGCCGTCTTCTGGCCTAAGGTGACGGCTTTCAGTGAACTGTCGGCAGGGGATGCCCCTTCTGCTTTTTTGTTTAAAACCATTGACCAGAGAGAACTGCCCCCTGATATTGATTTTAACGATCCCGGGTCGTTCACCAATATGGAAGTGGGCATCATGGCCGGGATAAATCTGTATAACGGCGGAAAAAACCGGCTGGAAAAGCAGCTGGCACAAAAAAAACTGGCTGACCAGACCGCACTGGCCCTTCAGACGGAAAATGACCGCATCGCTGCGGTAATCCAGATGTTTTTCACCGCGCTCAAGGCCAGGGAATATATCCTCATCGCCCGGACATCGGTGCAGACGGTGGAAGAACAGCTGGATATGATGACGGTGCGTTTCAAAGGCGGCAGTGTTTTAAAATCAGATATTCTGTCTTTGAAAGTCCGCCTGGCTGAAGCAAAAAAAAATCTGGTGGAAAGCAAAAACACCTTTGCCACCACCATGACAGCCCTGGCCTCATTGCTCGGGCATACACCCGGCCATTCTTTTTCTCTTGATCCGGACCCGGACAGCACCTGTGTGGTAACCTTTCCCGACTCCATTGACCAGGCCTGGGCCCTTGCCCTTGAAAAACGGCCGGAACTGCACCGGGCACAGCAGCAGATAGATATGGCCAGAACGGCTGTATCCCTTGCAGCGAGCGGCTACCGCCCCCGGGTTGACCTGCAGGCCCGGTGGTATATGGACAGTGATGATCTTTCCTACAATACATCACAGGACAATTACACGGCCAGCCTGAATCTTGCCTGGGACCTGTTCGACGGCTTTGCCACCCGGGCGCAGATTGCCGAAGCGGGGCATGAACTGGAAAGGGCCCTGGAAGCCCGGCAGAAAATCCGGATGCAGATTTACCAGGATGTGAAACAAGCCTATCTTGCGCATGAAAACGCACAACAGCGACTGCATGTTGCCCGGTCCAGTGTAGATATGGCCAAAGAATCCCTTCATATAGTCAAAAAGCGCTATGACGGCGGTGCTGAACCCATTACCCGGTACCTGGAGGCGGAACTGGACAGAACCAGGGCCGGCATCAACAAAGCGGCGGCATTTTATGACGGCAAAACGGCAAAAATCGAGATTGCCCGGGCCATTGGAACCCTTTCCAGACTCTGGTCACAGGAGAAGTAA
- a CDS encoding efflux RND transporter periplasmic adaptor subunit: protein MSSYKNNAACALIAKTVLSALLVLAPYHCRTADADAGYQPQKTVKTKEQTVAQTYPAVGTVRPKSETSISAQISAQITDVHVKAGQIVTSGTLLITLDSRQATARLESAREALRGAKASRDKARQAINSAQASYTNAEQHFTRIKNFYVSGAATEQELENAQAGFLQARAALSMSRESLVEAEAGIQQATETITDAKVHLGFSKIIAPVDGEIIRILVEPGDLALPGKPLAAVRTKGGYRVEAHVREGLINTIKTGSQLQAVIPTPGLSLNAVVEEIIPYADPQTRTFLVKAAIPAKEGIYSGMYAKLMVPEAHRTIITLDKEAVIHAGQLELVMVKTNGTWQRRYITTIPLDNTRVEVLSGLSANETIGIGEAR, encoded by the coding sequence ATGTCTTCATATAAAAATAACGCGGCCTGCGCTTTGATTGCAAAAACAGTATTGTCAGCCCTGTTGGTGCTTGCCCCATACCACTGCAGGACTGCTGATGCAGATGCAGGGTATCAGCCGCAAAAAACAGTCAAAACAAAGGAACAGACCGTTGCCCAGACCTATCCGGCCGTGGGAACTGTCCGGCCCAAAAGTGAAACCAGTATCAGTGCCCAGATCAGTGCCCAGATAACCGATGTGCATGTCAAGGCAGGGCAGATCGTCACATCAGGCACCCTGTTGATCACCCTGGACAGCAGACAGGCCACGGCCAGGCTGGAAAGTGCCAGAGAAGCGCTTCGCGGGGCCAAAGCCTCCCGGGACAAAGCCCGCCAGGCAATCAACTCTGCGCAAGCCTCTTATACCAATGCAGAACAGCACTTTACACGTATCAAGAACTTTTATGTATCAGGTGCCGCCACTGAGCAGGAATTGGAAAATGCACAAGCCGGTTTTCTGCAGGCCCGGGCCGCATTGTCCATGTCCCGTGAATCCCTGGTGGAGGCAGAGGCAGGCATCCAGCAGGCCACAGAAACCATTACCGACGCAAAAGTACACCTTGGTTTTTCAAAAATCATTGCGCCTGTGGACGGAGAAATCATCCGGATCCTGGTGGAACCCGGAGATCTGGCCCTGCCGGGCAAGCCCCTGGCGGCGGTGCGGACCAAAGGGGGCTACAGGGTTGAAGCCCATGTAAGAGAAGGCCTTATCAACACCATCAAAACCGGTTCCCAGCTTCAGGCGGTTATCCCCACCCCCGGCCTTTCCTTGAATGCCGTGGTTGAAGAAATCATTCCCTATGCCGATCCCCAGACCCGCACCTTTCTTGTCAAAGCTGCCATCCCGGCCAAAGAAGGCATCTATTCCGGCATGTATGCCAAGCTGATGGTCCCGGAAGCCCACAGAACCATCATCACCCTGGACAAAGAGGCGGTTATCCATGCCGGACAGCTCGAACTTGTCATGGTCAAAACCAATGGTACCTGGCAGCGCCGGTATATTACAACCATTCCCCTGGACAACACCCGCGTGGAAGTTCTGTCAGGACTGTCTGCCAATGAGACCATAGGCATCGGGGAGGCCCGGTGA
- a CDS encoding efflux RND transporter permease subunit produces MTDQQPSDPKGIIPAIVKVFLGSEFSLILIIIALCLGAAALFVTPKEEEPQIVVPMADIYVNAPGASPREIEQLVSIPLERFLWQIDGVEYVYSISQKDMAVVTVRFFVGEDREDSLIKLQNRISMHIDQVTPIVEKWVIKPIEIDDVPIVTISLFSDLLDDAQLHRTGQEALARLSRVENTSRTVLHGGRPREIRVELDPEKMTGYGISYMNVQQALQEADFSVNAGDFSRNDTSFPVTTTSFMYTAEDVRSLVVGIKDNIPVYLRDIAHIQDIPRESDSYTAISFSNAYAKKQDKFVPGKRYPAVTLAVSKKKGANAVAVAKEIIDEFERIHEQILPHGVDYQITRNYGETAAQKVWGLVTSLGFAIASVVILLAFALGWREALIVAVAVPISFSLALFVNYLFGYTINRVTLFALILSLGLVVDDPITNVENIQRHIKMGLLDPFKATLAAVDEVLPPVIMSTLAIIVCFVPLFFITGMMGPYMAPMAVNVPLTVTFSTLSALTIVPWLTLKLLRSTAPELMDQNDPDTASSDRISKQSRLFRTYRSIVQPFLNSGIKRMVLFVLVIVLLLVSCSLALFRLVPLKLLPFDNKNEFQIVIDMPEGTTLERTNAVVQDFESYLKTVPEITSMVSYTGDASPMDFNGMVRHYYLRKADNLADIRVNLTGKDARDQQSHAIVLRLRNDLEAIARKNNAKIKLVEVPPGPPVLSTLVGELYADADVPYDQLIQAADHLKKIMEKEAFVVDIDDMAQTLHERIDFIIDKEKAALHGISTRQITTTLQGMIQGMTPAHLHLPRERNPLYIRVIMPRKHRSGIVALTSVPLRSKTGSMVPLAELVHVQRVPNQQPIYHKNLDRVVYVLADTAGRAPAEAILDMQKKLKKNPLPKGIQVNWAGEGEWKITIRVFRDMGIAFAAALIGIYILLVIQSGSFFMPVLIMMAIPLTLLGIMPGFFVLNLVAASPVGEFSNPIFFTATSMIGMIALGGIVIRNALVLIEFIQASLKQGMELKEAILQSGAIRMRPILLTALTTAIGAFPITLDPVFSGLAWALIFGLAASTLFTLVLIPVAYYAVYHKSNAF; encoded by the coding sequence ATGACAGACCAGCAGCCCTCTGATCCCAAAGGCATTATTCCGGCGATAGTCAAGGTATTTCTCGGTTCAGAATTTTCCCTGATTCTTATCATCATAGCCCTTTGCCTGGGTGCTGCCGCCCTTTTTGTCACCCCGAAAGAAGAAGAACCCCAGATCGTTGTGCCCATGGCAGATATCTATGTCAATGCCCCGGGTGCAAGTCCCCGGGAAATCGAGCAGCTGGTATCCATCCCTTTGGAAAGGTTTTTATGGCAGATCGACGGGGTTGAGTACGTCTATTCCATCTCACAAAAAGACATGGCCGTGGTCACGGTCCGCTTTTTTGTAGGAGAAGACCGTGAAGATTCCCTGATAAAGCTGCAAAACAGAATATCCATGCACATCGACCAGGTGACCCCCATTGTCGAAAAATGGGTGATAAAACCCATAGAGATCGATGATGTGCCCATCGTCACCATCAGTTTGTTTTCCGACCTGCTGGATGATGCCCAGCTCCACAGAACAGGCCAGGAAGCCCTGGCCAGGCTCAGCCGGGTTGAAAACACCTCCAGAACCGTTCTGCACGGGGGAAGGCCCAGAGAAATTCGGGTTGAACTGGATCCTGAAAAAATGACCGGTTACGGGATTTCCTATATGAATGTCCAGCAGGCACTGCAGGAGGCGGATTTTTCTGTCAATGCAGGAGATTTTTCCAGAAACGACACTAGTTTTCCCGTGACCACCACCTCGTTTATGTATACTGCCGAGGATGTAAGATCTCTGGTTGTCGGGATAAAAGACAATATTCCGGTGTATCTCAGGGATATTGCCCATATTCAGGACATTCCCAGAGAATCCGATTCTTACACGGCCATCAGTTTTTCCAACGCGTATGCAAAAAAACAGGACAAGTTTGTGCCCGGCAAACGCTACCCTGCCGTCACCCTTGCCGTTTCCAAGAAAAAAGGGGCCAATGCCGTCGCGGTTGCCAAAGAAATCATCGATGAATTTGAGCGGATTCATGAGCAAATACTTCCCCATGGTGTTGATTATCAGATCACCCGCAATTACGGAGAAACCGCTGCCCAAAAAGTGTGGGGTCTTGTCACCTCTCTGGGATTTGCCATCGCCTCTGTGGTGATTCTTCTGGCTTTTGCACTGGGATGGCGGGAGGCTTTGATCGTCGCCGTTGCCGTACCCATCAGTTTTTCTCTGGCCCTGTTTGTCAACTACCTGTTCGGCTACACCATCAACCGGGTGACCCTGTTTGCCCTGATTCTTTCTTTGGGTCTGGTGGTGGATGATCCCATCACCAATGTGGAAAACATCCAGCGCCATATCAAAATGGGCCTGCTTGACCCGTTCAAGGCCACCCTGGCTGCGGTTGACGAGGTGCTGCCCCCGGTGATCATGTCCACCCTGGCAATTATTGTCTGCTTTGTCCCCTTGTTTTTCATTACCGGCATGATGGGGCCCTACATGGCTCCCATGGCGGTGAATGTCCCTCTGACAGTGACGTTTTCCACCCTGAGCGCCCTGACCATCGTGCCCTGGCTGACCCTGAAGCTGCTCAGATCGACTGCGCCTGAACTGATGGATCAGAACGATCCGGATACAGCATCATCAGACCGTATCTCAAAACAAAGCCGTTTGTTCCGCACCTACCGCAGCATTGTCCAGCCGTTTCTGAACTCGGGTATAAAACGCATGGTGCTGTTTGTGCTGGTGATTGTACTTTTGCTGGTTTCCTGTTCTCTGGCCCTGTTCCGTCTGGTACCCCTGAAACTTCTGCCCTTTGACAACAAAAACGAATTCCAGATCGTGATCGACATGCCTGAAGGCACCACCCTTGAGCGGACCAATGCGGTTGTACAGGATTTTGAAAGCTATCTTAAAACCGTTCCGGAAATCACCAGCATGGTATCCTATACAGGGGATGCCTCTCCCATGGATTTCAACGGCATGGTCAGGCACTATTATCTGCGCAAAGCAGACAATCTGGCGGATATCCGGGTCAACCTCACGGGCAAGGATGCCCGGGACCAGCAGAGCCACGCCATTGTTCTACGCCTGAGAAATGACCTGGAAGCCATTGCCCGTAAAAACAATGCCAAAATCAAGCTTGTGGAAGTCCCGCCCGGACCGCCGGTGCTGTCAACCCTTGTGGGCGAGCTGTATGCGGATGCAGATGTGCCCTACGATCAGCTGATCCAGGCCGCAGACCACCTGAAAAAAATCATGGAAAAAGAAGCCTTTGTGGTGGACATCGATGACATGGCCCAAACGCTTCATGAGCGCATCGATTTTATCATCGACAAAGAAAAAGCCGCGCTTCACGGTATCTCCACCCGGCAGATCACCACCACCCTTCAGGGTATGATCCAGGGCATGACACCGGCACATCTGCATCTGCCCAGGGAAAGAAATCCCTTATACATCCGGGTGATCATGCCCAGAAAACACCGCTCCGGCATCGTGGCCCTGACCTCGGTGCCCCTCCGGTCCAAAACCGGCAGCATGGTTCCTTTAGCGGAACTGGTGCATGTCCAGAGAGTGCCCAACCAGCAGCCCATTTATCACAAGAACCTTGACAGGGTGGTGTATGTGCTGGCAGATACTGCCGGCCGGGCCCCGGCAGAGGCCATCCTTGACATGCAGAAAAAACTGAAAAAAAATCCCCTGCCCAAAGGCATTCAGGTGAACTGGGCAGGAGAAGGAGAATGGAAAATCACCATCCGGGTCTTCAGGGACATGGGTATCGCCTTTGCTGCAGCCTTGATCGGCATATACATTCTTCTGGTCATCCAGTCCGGATCTTTTTTCATGCCGGTTCTGATCATGATGGCCATCCCCTTAACCCTGCTGGGCATCATGCCCGGATTTTTTGTTCTCAACCTGGTGGCTGCCTCTCCGGTGGGCGAATTTTCCAATCCGATTTTTTTCACGGCCACCTCCATGATCGGCATGATCGCCTTAGGCGGCATTGTCATACGAAACGCCCTGGTGCTCATTGAATTTATCCAGGCTTCCCTGAAACAGGGCATGGAATTGAAAGAGGCGATTCTCCAGAGCGGGGCCATCCGGATGCGGCCCATCCTGCTCACCGCACTGACAACGGCTATCGGCGCATTTCCCATTACCCTGGACCCGGTTTTTTCAGGGCTTGCCTGGGCCCTTATTTTCGGCCTGGCTGCATCAACCCTGTTTACCCTGGTGCTGATTCCCGTGGCCTATTATGCCGTCTATCACAAAAGCAACGCATTCTGA